In a single window of the Raphanus sativus cultivar WK10039 chromosome 9, ASM80110v3, whole genome shotgun sequence genome:
- the LOC108827641 gene encoding uncharacterized protein LOC108827641 produces MRENLHLKHGVTKLDEHALVDADTHNQEELQPARVHSWVQVPMRGIWPRFRPLLRTMGSHTPLQYSPHTPGQKEPQLKAMCPSHRTQTPLSKENSMIFTPIILRFLNAKALEALLYSGRTTSTCRFCHPIKITLIR; encoded by the exons ATGAGGGAAAATCTCCACCTGAAACATGGAGTCACAAAGCTTGACGAGCACGCTCTGGTAGACGCAGACACTCACAATCAAGAAGAACTGCAGCCAGCCCGCGTACATTCTTGGGTGCAAGTTCCCATGAGAGGAATTTGGCCCCGTTTCAGGCCTCTCCTACGAACCATGGGTTCCCACACGCCTCTCCAATACAGTCCACACACACCAGGGCAAAAAGAACCACAACTAAAAGCAATGTGCCCCTCCCATAGAACACAAACTCCACTCTCCAAAGAGAACAGCATGATTTTCACTCCGATCATCCTCCGCTTCCTTAATG CCAAGGCGCTGGAAGCCTTGCTCTACTCTGGAAGAACTACATCAACCTGCAGATTCTGTCATCCAATCAAAATCACATTGATACGTTGA